TCGAGTCGAGCAGGGCCAGGCGGCGCTCGAAGCGCCGGGTCGACGGCAGCGGCAGCCGGGCGGTGTCGACCACCGAGGTCAGGGCCGAGTTGGCGAAGGCCAGGATGTCGCCGACGGCCGGCCCGACCCGGTCCAGGTCGCGCCGCCAGTCGGTCTGGAACAGGGAGGCGGCCAGGTTGGCCAGGCTGATCCTGACCATCTCCGGCTCGACGTCGAGCGGCCGCCCGCTGTCGGCGTGGCCGGCCCAGGAGTCGAGCACCTCGGTGGTGGCCTCGACGAACTGGCGGCCGTAGCCCTCGAGGGAGTGACGCCGGAAGGCCGGCTGGGCCATGCGCCG
The window above is part of the Actinomycetota bacterium genome. Proteins encoded here:
- a CDS encoding cytochrome P450 — encoded protein: MRDRLQAIVGGGLVGAEGAGWVRSRRMAQPAFRRHSLEGYGRQFVEATTEVLDSWAGHADSGRPLDVEPEMVRISLANLAASLFQTDWRRDLDRVGPAVGDILAFANSALTSVVDTARLPLPSTRRFERRLALLDSILYPLIAERRRSPGGDDLVSMLVEVTDDETGAGLTDKQVRDETISFFIAGHATIASALTWTWYLLSTHPEGWRRLRDEV